The genomic DNA AAAGCTTGATTGGTATCACTCAGGCTGGAACTATTTAACTCCACCCAACTGGACCCATCGTGAATTCGGCAGTGACCGTTTGTGGTGTCGTAATACACATTTCCAGCCACACCTATGCTTCCTGCTGGAGTTCCCACCCCATAACAGTCTCCTGGTGTGGCGCTGGCCCCACACATCCCGCCATTGGCGTTAGAGGTCCACTTACACCCCAACTCCCAACGGTCCACAAATAAGTTATATCCAAAATCATAAAAGCTTGCACTCAGACCTAAGGGTGCTGTATCCACACTACTTCCCTTATCATAAGGAACTGCGCCCAGGCCCGTATAAGCACATCGCTGTTTGTTGAGGGGGTCGGAAGTTTTACCCATTAACTGACACATCTCAAAGTTGGCAGAGTCTCTATGGACGAGGGCCATATTACTGGGCGGAACAGGTACCGTCACTCTATACGCACTATTTGAGGTCGGCAACTCGTAAGTAGTTCCACCTGATTTTAAAGTCACCACATAGTCATACTTCTGAGGACTTGAAGCTACATTGGTGTCGGTACAAGTTTTTGGGCCTACGCCTGTAGCTGTACATACTTGACAAGAGCTTGTCATCACATTCGTACAGGTTGGCAATGAAGACATATCTAACACCCCTCCTTGCCCTACTCTGACAAGCACATACTCTGTGCTAACTGTAGCCCCAGTAAAAGCCAACCAGGTTACAGAGACCTGTTTGGCTGTGGGTTGCCCTGTAGGAGCCCCTGGAGCGTCACCAAAAGCTTTCACAAGCATAACACCATTATACTGGCTATCATAGCTTGAAGGCAGTGCTAGAGCTTCTGTAGATAAATTTTCATCTTCTTGACCTAAGTTACTAACAGCTTTCACAGTAAAGCTATAGTTAGCTCCATCAGTTAACCCTGTTAAACTAGCTGTTGTGGAGGCTGACGAAACTGTTTTCAAGAGGGTCGTAGAGGCTCCAACTGTCCCATAAATTTTGAGAGATTGAATGTCGGTGCTACCTGCAGGGAAAGCCACATCCACCTGGCCAAAACCCTTCAGAGTCGCACTTGTAATACCCGCATAAGTCAATCCTGATAAAATTTTAAAATTACCATCCGTTTCGTTGGAATTGTCCACGGCTCTTACTACATAGTTGTGTAAGGTGCCAGCCGTTAAACCAGAATGTATGTAACTCAAAATAGATGTGGGTACAGTCGCTAACGTTGTCAAACTTCCATCGGCTTGCATTTCATAAACGCGATAACCAATTACGTCTGACCCCGTAGCGGCAGACCAAGAGATTTGTATACGGGTGTCATCTAAGTTAGAAACCGAACTCACTCCCGTGAAACCAAAATCAGATGCTGGATCAGTTGGGCTAGAGGGATTAGAACTGCTACCTGATGTGACCTCACTTTCCTTCCCTAAACAGGAACCCAAAAGTAAAACAATGCCACACAAGCAAATTAAGCGTGTAATATAGAATCTTTTTTTCGTTAATTTAAATCTCAAGCAATGACCCCTAACCTCAAAGCTACCATTTCTGGCATAACTCTAGATATAGTTTCGGCATTTCCCTCTATATCTTTAGAAATTTCGAAGGGTTAACAGCATTTTTTTGATTTTTAACGAATTCTTTACGAAAGCCCATATGGCTGAACTCAAATCTCTTTGGGTGGCCCCTGCTAACGTCCCATTCGGTAACAGTGTATTCTCAAATTGATACGTTTTCAGATCAATCACTTGACTCCTCCGCCTACAACCTATTAAAAATAGAAAAAATCAAATAATATTATATATATATCACTTTAAATATATTTATAACATTTTTTAGTTATAATGATTTGTAAATTGTTATATATTTGATATTATTATTGATAGTTATGGTTTTAAAAGAAAATATAGCTTTACTAAGGATTCTTATTCTTTCTGAAATACCTCCAGAAGTTTTGCCTTTCGGAGGAGACCTACCTTTATGGCTCAGGAAGGTTGCAAAGTACCATAAAATCAAATCAAACAAGACAGCTATCGGGCTCATTGAACCCAAAACTCCCCTTGAATTTGATGTCCTTCGAAAAATATACAGCCAGGTGGAAAAAAAAGAACCAATACAATGGCTTATAAGCGCCGACAAAATCAATCCAAGATATCGAGCCTTATTCGTAAAGAACAATATTCCCTTCATCTTTAAAGATCAATCTATCTTTGCTCCGCTTTTAGGGCTAAAAATCAATCGTAAACAACTGGGGGAAACTGCTTATACAAATGCAGAGATCGTATCCAAATCTATCTCCGCTTTGGAGCTAAAGCTTTTGGCAGGAGTTCTTAGTAATCAATTGATCCTCGCAGACTTCAACCTTGACGATCTTCTAGCCATTCTGACAAAACGAAATATCACCATATCTAAAATGACTTTGTCCCGCGCAATTAACAAACTCATCAAAAGAGAGTTGGTAATTACAGAGGGGTCTGGTCCCAATCGGCAACTCAACTTTAAACCCCATACAGACATCTGGCACTCAATTAGAAACACCCCTATAAAAACGGGGACTAAGTTGGTCGAGGTTAAATGGCCCATTCTTAAAAAAAGAAATATCCTTTCTGGTGAGTCAGCATTACAATTCTATTCAGATCTTGCTGAGCCAGAAAAAAAAACTTTTGCTGTAACACAAAAAGACTACGAGATTTTGAAACAAGATTTTGAAAAAGGTGAGCCCTCAATAAAAACTACCTTTATTGAGGTTCGAAAAATATCTCCCAAATTATTTTCAGTTAAGGGC from Pseudobdellovibrionaceae bacterium includes the following:
- a CDS encoding fibronectin type III domain-containing protein, yielding MRFKLTKKRFYITRLICLCGIVLLLGSCLGKESEVTSGSSSNPSSPTDPASDFGFTGVSSVSNLDDTRIQISWSAATGSDVIGYRVYEMQADGSLTTLATVPTSILSYIHSGLTAGTLHNYVVRAVDNSNETDGNFKILSGLTYAGITSATLKGFGQVDVAFPAGSTDIQSLKIYGTVGASTTLLKTVSSASTTASLTGLTDGANYSFTVKAVSNLGQEDENLSTEALALPSSYDSQYNGVMLVKAFGDAPGAPTGQPTAKQVSVTWLAFTGATVSTEYVLVRVGQGGVLDMSSLPTCTNVMTSSCQVCTATGVGPKTCTDTNVASSPQKYDYVVTLKSGGTTYELPTSNSAYRVTVPVPPSNMALVHRDSANFEMCQLMGKTSDPLNKQRCAYTGLGAVPYDKGSSVDTAPLGLSASFYDFGYNLFVDRWELGCKWTSNANGGMCGASATPGDCYGVGTPAGSIGVAGNVYYDTTNGHCRIHDGSSWVELNSSSLSDTNQALAVTNNPSDGSGKNPPLVRIDQIKSHDVCQALEDGDYGKKRLLRHREFIAASARPRLSGEPGEQSDSAIASQDVGSNLASSPGCNSSNHGGVTMNGSSEFPQTDLAGDATDTIKSVVLGADLTRECVSRFGIQDLVGNVWEWTSDQLDTCNAATDICVGGTSTLDSGNRDMLNFQFDGVQGPGGVDPVNDWTFDSESYSASNMSLPLGLPLVGNDNGNAVAINTLVNPLHGDRIWLYTNNGNGVPARGLLVGGAWYDGSNSGRWASVWSDTPTGTYNNIGARCALPAY